One Centroberyx gerrardi isolate f3 chromosome 2, fCenGer3.hap1.cur.20231027, whole genome shotgun sequence DNA window includes the following coding sequences:
- the LOC139921716 gene encoding SWI/SNF-related matrix-associated actin-dependent regulator of chromatin subfamily A member 2 gives MKRLAARRYAGLLILSPPAAADPDSQPADCSQAGENGSLEDMEEDISLKKRKGDHHGEKELQTGQEAGEKVKRKRGRPPAEKLPPNPPELTRQLNTLVDMVINYKDGLGRQISKGFVQLPSKKEVPEYYELIRKPVDFRRIRERVRNHKYRSVGDLEKDIILLCHNAQTFNLEGSQIYEDSIVIKSVFESARQRIVTDEEQKDPVAASHSDNGGRAEDQFVPSAVKPSAIRLKQGNKDGRSRNAMVKRLHSDLDSDEDLEDNTTKDEG, from the exons ATGAAGAGACTAGCAGCTCGCCGCTATGCTGGCTTGCTAATTCTCTCCCCCCCAGCTGCAGCCGATCCTGATAGCCAGCCTGCAGATTGCAGTCAG GCGGGAGAGAACGGCTCCTTGGAGGACATGGAAGAGGACATCAGTCTGAAGAAACGTAAAGGGGATCACCATGGAGAGAAAGAGCTCCAGACTGGCCAGGAAGCCGGGGAGAAGGTCAAGAGGAAGCGAGGACGTCCGCCGGCTGAGAAACTACCTCCCAATCCCCCTGAACTTACCAGACAGCTGAACACATTGGTGGACATGGTCATCAACTATAAGGACGG GTTGGGTCGACAGATCAGCAAAGGCTTCGTGCAGCTTCCATCCAAGAAGGAGGTGCCTGAGTACTATGAGCTGATCCGGAAGCCCGTGGACTTCAGGAGGATCAGG GAACGTGTGCGCAATCACAAGTACAGGAGTGTGGGGGATCTGGAAAAGGATATTATCCTCCTGTGTCACAATGCTCAGACTTTTAACCTGGAGGGATCTCAG ATCTATGAGGATTCAATTGTCATTAAGTCTGTTTTTGAGAGCGCAAGACAGAGAATTGTCACAGATGAAGAACAGAAAGATCCAGTTGCTGCCAGTCACAGCGATAACGGTGGCAGAGCTGAAGACCAGTTTGTTCCATCAGCAG tGAAACCGTCAGCGATACGGCTGAAGCAAGGGAATAAGGACGGcagaagcagaaatgccatggTCAAGAGGCTCCACAGTGATTTAGACAGTGATGAGGATCTAGAGGATAACACTACAAAAGATGAAGGTTGA
- the LOC139921731 gene encoding neuropeptide FF receptor 2 — protein sequence MTQSLGLNTTWEDQNLLNSSRLQEGPLTHQNITYVDFYLHKPSVAAVFTVSYLLIFLVCMVGNGVLCFIVLRSKNMRTVTNLFILNLAISDLLVGIFCMPTTLVDNIITGWPFGSVVCKLSGMVQGISVSASVFTLVAIAVDRFRCIVYPFKQKLTIATSKLIIVIIWVLAVSIMCPSGVMLQVTKEQRVRIVLGHNSDTRPFYWCRENWPNQEMRKIYTTVLFTNIYLAPLSLIVIMYARIGFTLFKTTMPPSRGSGSGVRGGSGGNWKPSMENRQTISRKKKKVIMMLLVVALLFILSWLPLWTLMMLSDYASLTEHQYRVINIYVYPLAHWLAFFNSSVNPIIYGFFNENFRRGFQAAFKFQLCSADMERQKTYSHRIQGNAVVPANVPLPAHSGSGSGPRSGLVGNGKCSCQEGGCLSSRSDVKEQDLIMEDLENVSQI from the exons ATGACCCAGAGTCTGGGTCTCAATACTACCTGGGAGGACCAGAACCTTCTCAATTCCTCAAGACTGCAGGAAGGCCCTTTGACCCACCAGAACATAACCTATGTGGATTTCTACCTCCACAAGCCCTCTGTGGCCGCAGTCTTCACCGTCTCCTATTTGCTCATCTTCCTCGTGTGTATGGTGGGCAACGGAGTGCTGTGCTTCATCGTGCTGCGCAGTAAGAACATGCGCACGGTCACCAACCTGTTCATTCTCAACCTTGCCATCAGTGACCTTCTGGTTGGCATCTTCTGCATGCCAACCACCCTGGTAGACAACATCATAACAG GATGGCCATTTGGCAGTGTAGTGTGTAAGCTAAGTGGCATGGTTCAAGGAATATCTGTGTCAGCATCAGTATTCACTCTAGTGGCAATAGCCGTTGACAG gTTCCGCTGCATTGTCTACCCTTTCAAGCAGAAGCTAACCATTGCCACCTCCAAGCTAATCATTGTCATCATATGGGTCCTGGCCGTCTCCATCATGTGTCCTTCTGGGGTCATGCTTCAGGTTACCAAGGAGCAGAGGGTCCGAATAGTCCTGGGCCACAACAGCGACACCCGCCCCTTCTACTGGTGCCGGGAGAACTGGCCCAATCAAGAGATGCGGAAAATCTACACTACCGTCCTCTTTACAAACATCTATCTGGCCCCTCTCAGCCTTATCGTCATCATGTATGCCCGCATTGGCTTCACCCTCTTCAAGACTACCATGCCCCCGTCGAGGGGCAGTGGAAGCGGAGTTAGAGGCGGCAGCGGTGGCAACTGGAAACCGAGCATGGAGAATCGTCAGACGATTTctaggaagaagaagaaggtaatAATGATGCTGCTAGTTGTGGCTCTGCTCTTCATCTTGTCCTGGCTACCTCTGTGGACACTGATGATGCTGAGTGACTACGCTAGCCTGACAGAGCACCAGTACCGAGTCATTAACATCTATGTGTATCCATTAGCGCACTGGCTGGCCTTCTTCAACAGCAGCGTCAACCCCATTATCTATGGGTTCTTCAATGAGAACTTCCGGAGGGGCTTTCAGGCAGCGTTCAAATTCCAGCTATGCTCTGCTGACATGGAGCGCCAGAAGACCTATTCCCATCGGATCCAGGGGAACGCTGTGGTCCCAGCCAACGTCCCGCTTCCAGCCCACAGTGGATCAGGCTCAGGACCTAGATCAGGATTAGTGGGGAATGGGAAGTGCTCGTGTCAGGAAGGGGGGTGCTTGTCCAGTAGAAGTGATGTCAAGGAACAGGACCTGATCATGGAGGATCTGGAGAATGTATCCCAGATTTAG